In Brachybacterium fresconis, the genomic stretch GCTGGTCCGGGACTCCTCGGAGGCTTCCGGGATCGGGTCCTCACCGGGGGTGTAGACCTCGCCGCGCTCCGTGCCGAGGTCGCCCTGGACCGTGCCGCCGCGGCGGAAGGCGGGGGTGTCGGCGGGGGCGAGCCAGTGCTGCTCGAGCTCCTCGTCCAGGCGCATCACGGTCAGCGACAGGCCGGCCATGTCGAGACTGGTCACATGCTCGCCCACCTCGGGGCGCACGACGGTGATCCCCGCCTCGGCGAGGAGCTCCGCGACGTGCCCCCACACCACGAACATCTCTTCGTACTTCACGGTGCCCAGACCGTTCAGGACCACGGCGGCCCGCGTCGAGTCGAGCTCCGGCGTCTCCTCGAGCACGCCGTCGACCAGGATCTTCGCGAGCTCCGCGGCCGAGGGCATGGGCTTCTCGTCGATGCCCGGCTCGCCGTGGATGCCCAGGCCGATCGCCATCTGCCCCTCGGGCACGTGGAACAGGGCGTCGTCGGCGCCGGGCAGCGTGCATCCGTCGAAGGCGACCCCGAGCGAGCGGGTGGCGTCGTTGGCCTTCCACGCCAGACGCTCGGCGTCGGCGAGGCCGGCGCCGGCCTGGATGGCGGCGCCGGCGATCTTGAACACCGGGAGGTCACCGGCGATGCCGCGCCGGTCGCGGTGGTCGCCCTTCTCCCCCGATGCCACGTCGTCGCTGACGGCGACGATGCGCACATCGATGCCCTCGGCGCGCAGCTTCTCGGCGGCCACGCCGAAGTGGAGGACGTCGCCGGCGTAGTGGCCGAAGCCGAGGATCACGCCGCCGCCATTGTCCGCGTTGCGGGCGACGGAGTAGACCTGGTCGGCCGACGGGGAGGAGAAGATGTTCCCGCAGGGGGCGCCATGGGCGAAGCCGGGCCCCACCCAGCCGGCGAAGGCCGGGTAGTGGCCGGAGCCGCCGCCGACCACGAGGGCCGGCTGCCCCGTCGGCGTGGCGTCCTTGCGGACCACACCGCCGTGGACCTGCAGCAGCTCCTCGGGGTGAGCGGCCACGAGGCCCGCCACGGCGTCCGCGGGGAAGGTCTTCGGATCATCGAACAGGTAGGTCATCGCACGTCTCTCTCGGAAGCGGGTGAGGGGGTCGGACGGAGGTGGATCGGGCGGCGAGCGGGCCGGACGAGCGACGGCTCAGGCCCTGCGGACGACGGGTCAGGCCGGGCTCTCCGCGCTGTCGGCGCCGTGCTCGACAGGGCCGTGCAGTCGCGGCTGGTGGACCTTCAGGAAGAAGGTCATCGCGAAGGCGCAGGCGTACAGCAGCACGAATGCCCAGACCACACCGACGTTACCGCCCCAGGGACGCACGATCGCGACGACCGCGGACCCGAGGAAGGTGGCACCGCCGGCGGCGGTGGTGTACATCGCCATCGCGGCACCGGTGTGCTTCGGGGCGATCGCCGGCATGATCGCGCCCAGCGGGACGAAGCCGGCCAGCAGGATGCCGAAGACGGTGCCGGCGGCGACGGAGACGACGAAGCCCCAGTCCGAGCCGGCCGGAACCATGTGGGGCACGTACCACCACAGCAGCAGGCCGATGGCGGAGCCGACGATGCCGAACCAGCGCACGGTCCGCACCCAGCCGACCTTGTCGCCGAGCGCGCCGAAGGCGGCGTTGAACAAGATGTTGCCTGCGTAGACGACGCTGGTCATGATCAGCCAACGGGACTGGCCCCAGCCCAGCTGCACCGCGATCACGTTGGGCAGGATGATGAACATGCCGAACTCGGGCGCGGTGTTGATCAGCCGGGTCAGGAAGCCCATGGCGATCCGCTTGTTGGTGAAGGTCAGGCGCAAGCCGGAGGAGAGGACCGCGCCGGCGGTCTCCCCCTCGGGGGCCAGTCGGATGGAGCCGTGGCGCTCCTTCACCCCGAACCAGGCGATGCAGAAGCCGATCGCGACGATGACGGTGGAGGCGATCATGGTCCACGTCTCGCCGGAGAAGCCGCCGCCGAAGCGCGGGATCATGAAGAAGGCCACGAGCGAGCCCAGGGTGGGCAGGCCGCCGGTGAACATGACGTAGAACCAGCCGACGGCGGTGCCGTTGCGCCGTTTGTCCACGACGGCGTTGATCCACACCAGGAAGGCGAAGGCGAACAGCGGGAAGCCGAAGCCGCGCAGGAAGTAGGCGACCCCGACCAGGAAGGCGGAGTCGGTCCCCAGCGCCAGGAGGAAGGCGATCTCGAAGACGACCCAGACGGCGAAGCCGAGCGCCATCACGCGGCGTGGGCCGAACAGGTCCGACAGCGCCCCGGCGAGATAGGAGCCCACCAGCACCGCAAGGCTGTACATCGTGATGATGGTGGCGGCGAGGTTGATCATGTCATCGCCGCCGCCGAAGGCCTTGGCGATGTGCGGGGAGACGAAGTTGGACTCGACGCCGTTGCCGGTCATGAAGACCAGCACGCCGAGGAAGCCCCAGCGCAGGGCGTGGGGGAAGCCGAGACGGTCCAGGAACGGTTCTCTGGTCGCCGTACCCGGTGCGGGGACGGCGCCGGTCTCGCTGGGTACCGAGCTCATACAGGACACTCCTTCGTGCGGGGGCGGCCGACGGTCGGCCTTCGCTGCGGACCGATCGCGAGCGTGTCCCGGCGGTCGGTCGGCACGACCATAGGCCGCTCCCCGAACATTCGTCAAGCACAAATGTTCCGCACGGGCGTGTCGTGGGTGGATCCGTGCGGCCGATGAGGCGGGGCCGACGACCACTTCGGTCGTCGGCCCCGCAGCACCGTCCGCTGCGCCACGTCATCGGCCCCCGGCAGCGCTGACCCCTCACGCTGTCACGGCCGCGGCTCGCTCAGGGCCGGTGGCTCACTCCGTGTAGGTGAACGGCGCCGTCATCTTGTCGATGTTGTCCTCCGTGATGAGGATGCAGTCCAGCGCCTGCTTCTCCTGCTCGGGCTTGGTGCCGTTGCGCAGGAGGTCGTCGGCCATCACGATGACCTTCTCGGCGAACTGCGCGACCGGCTGCAGCACCGTGTACGCCAGCTCGCCGTTCTTGATCGCCTCGATCGCGTCCGGGGACCCGTCGAAGCCGCCCACGACGATGTTCTCCAGTGCCCCCGCCTCCTGGAAGGCGGCGATCGCCCCGAGCGCCATCTCGTCGTTGCCCGAGATCAGCCCGGTGATGTCCGGGTGGGCCTGCAGCAGCGACTGTGCCTTGTCGTGGCCCTTGGTGCGGTTCCAGTCCGCGACCTCCTCCCCGACCTTCTCGAGATCGGGGTACTGGGTGATGGTCGTGGTGAAGCCGTTGGAACGGGTCTGGGCGTTGTTGTCCGAGGGCAGGCCGAACAGCTCGACGTACGTGCCGCTCTCCCCCATCTGCGTAACCCACTCCTGGGCGCCGAGAGCGGCTCCCTGGGCATTGTTGGAGACCAGCTGCGCCATGACGACGCCGGACTCGTTGATCTCGGCGTTGATCAGGAAGACCGGGATCTCGGCCTGGACCGCTTTCTTGATCGTGCCGATCGATCCGTCGGCGTTGGCCGGATCCATGATCAGCGCTACCGACTGGTTGGAGATGGCGGTGTCGACCAGGGTGTTCTCGGTGTTGGTGTCACCCTTGTGGGCACCCACCGTCGTCTCGTACCCGAGCTCCTCGGCCTTGGCCGCGGCGACGTCGCCCTCGGTCTTCCAGTAGGGGTTCGAGGGGTCGTTGACGATGATCGTGATCAGGCCGCCGTCGGTGCCGCCACTGCCGCCGGCATCGGAGGAGCCGCCGCCGCCGGCGGAGTCGCCGCCGGACTCGTCGGAGCCGCCGCAGGCTGCGAGACCGGCCGCTGCGGCACCGGCGCCGAGGACGGAGAGGAAATGTCTGCGTTCCATGGTGTGTTCCTTTCGGGGAGATGCATCCCGGCCGGGCTGCATCGGGGGTCCTGCACGTGGTGCCGTGAGCAGGGTGGTCGTCTCAGGGGTGGTCGGAATCGGGATCGGTGTCGGATCCGCGGTCGGAGCGGTCCGCGTCGGATCGATCGGGAGCGGCGCCGGCATCGGCCCCGTCGGCTCCGTCGGACACGTCGGTCCCGTCGGCTCCGGCGGACTCGTCGGCGGCGGACCCGGACCCGCCCGCCGCACCCGGTGCACCGGCTCCGGGTCCGGCGGGCCCGTCGTCGGGCGTGGACCGGGCCATGCCCTTCGGCGCCTTGCGGGGGCGTCCGTACTGCAGGGAGTTCAGCAGCACGGCGACGACGATGACGGCACCGACGAAGACGGTCTGCCAGTAGGCGGAGACGCCGATGAGCACCAGTCCGTCGGAGAGGAAGCCGATCACGAAGGCGCCCAGCAGGGTGCCGCGCACGGTGCCGCGGCCGCCGGAGAGGGCGGCGCCGCCGATGACCACGCCCGCGATGGCGGTCAGCTCGTAGGTGTCGCCGGCGTTGGGGCTGGCGCTGGTCAGCGTCGAGGCGAGGATCAGGCCGGCCACGGCCGAGCACAGCCCGGAGACGACGTACACCCAGACGGTCACCTTCCGCACCGGCACGCCGGAGAGCTGCGCGGCGCGCTCATTGCCTCCGGTGGCGTACAGCCAGCGGCCGAACGTGGTCCGCCCCAGCACGATCGCGATGATCAGGGCGATGACGGCCATGATCAGCACGCCGGCGGGGATGCCGAGGATGCGGTTGAAGCCGAGCCACTCGAAACCGGTGTTGCCCAGCGCCTCGTCGCCGGAGAGATCGTTGAGGGTACGGCCGTTGGTCATCAGCAGCGCGAAGCCGCGGATCACGTAGAGCATGCCCAGGGTCGCCACGAACGGGGCGACCTTGAACTTCGCCACCAGGACGCCGTTCAACGCCCCGATCAAGCCTCCCAGGACGACCGCTATGAGCACCGAGGCGGCGACGTTCGGGTAGAGCGTCACCCCGAAGATGTCCAGCTCCACCCCGCGCAGGAGGAAGCCGCCGATGACGGCCGTGAACCCGAGGGTGGAGCCGACGGACAGATCGATCCCGCCGGTGAGGACCACGAGCAGCTGGCCCAGGGACAGCAGCGCGAAGATCGCCACGTGCGAGGACATGATCAGCAGGTTGTTGACCGTGAGGAAGTTCGGCGAGAGCAGTGAGAAGACGACGATGATCAGCGCGAGGGCGAGGAATGCGCGCCCTTCGAGCAGGAGCTTCGAGAGGTCGAGCTTCTTCGCGGTGTCGCCGGCAGCGAGGGAGGTCATGGTGCGTTCCGTTCCTGGGTGCTGGTTCACGGGGTGAGGACTTCGCCGGAGGCGGCCATGACGTCGGCCTTCTCCGCGTCGGGACCGAACTCGGCCGAGATGCGTCCGCGGTGGAGCACGACGATGCGGTGCGCGATGGCGAAGCACTCGTCGATCTCCGAGGTGGTGTAGACGACGGCGAGACCGTCGCGGGCCCGGTCGGCGAGCAGGCCGAACACCTCGGCCTTGGCGCCGATGTCGATCCCACGGCTGGGCTCGTCCAGCAGCATCACCCCGGGGTTCGTGGCGAGGACCTTGCCGAGCACGACCTTCTGCTGGTTCCCGCCGGAGAGGGACCCGATGGGGACCGTCGGTCCGGGCGTCTTGACCGTGACATCCTTGATCAACCTCGTCACCAGGGAGTTCTCCTTCTGTCGGGAGGTGAGGCCGCGGCGCAGGAACTGCGTGATGCTGGCGAGGGAGAGGTTCTGGCCGACGGACATGGTCTGGACCAGCCCGTCACGCTGGCGGTCCTCGGGCACCAGGCCGATACCCATCGCGAGGCGCTCGCGGATCGACTCGCCCGCCAGCTCTCGCCCCTGGTAGAGGATGCGTCCGCCGACGACGTCCCCGCGGCCGGCGACCGCCTCGAGCACCTCGGTGCGGCCGGCGCCCATGAGTCCGTAGAGGCAGACGATCTCGCCGGAGCGCACCTGCAGGGAGAGGTCGTCGACGACGGCACGCTCGGGGTTCTCGGGATCGCGGAGGGTGAGGCCCTCGACCGACAGCATCAGCTCGCCGAAGTCATAGCCGGTCGGCGGGGCACCGAGGTCGAAGTTGCCCCCCACCATGTTCCGCACGATCCATTCCAGGTCGATCTCCTCGCGGTCGCCGCGGGCGGTCATGGATCCGTCCCGCAGCACCACGGCGTGGTCGGTGACCCGCAGGGCCTCCTCGAGGTGGTGGGAGATGTAGACCAGCGAGACGCCCCGGGCCTTGAGATCCTCGATGATGCCGAAGAGGATCTCGACCTCCTTCGCGGCCAGCGCGGAGGTCGGCTCGTCCATGATGAGGATGCGGGCGTCGATCGACAGCGCCCGGGCGATCTCGATGATCTGCTGCTGGCCCACGCGCAGATCCCCGACGTCGGTCGAGGGATCCACGTCCAGGCGCATGTCGGCCAGCAGCGCGGCGGTCTGTCGGGTCTCCTCGGCGTAGTCGACGCCGGTGGCGGTGGTGATCTCGCGGCCCAGGAAGATGTTGTCGCGGACCGAGAGGTTCGGGGCGAGGCTCAGCTCCTGATGGATGATCGCGATCCCGTGGTCGCGCGCCTCGGTGGGGTCGGTGAAGGTGATGGGCTGCCCGTCCAGGACGATCCGGCCCGACGTCGGCTGCTCGACGCCGGAGAGGATCTTCATCAGCGTCGACTTGCCGGCGCCGTTCTCCCCGAACAGGGTGGTGACCCTCCCGCGGTGGACCCCGAAGTTCACGCCCTTGAGGGCCTGGGTGCCGCCGTAGTGCTTGACGATGTCCTGCGCCTGCAGGACCACCTCGTCCGCGCCGTCCGCTCCGGGCGCGGTGCGGTGATCGGACGGCGTGCCGTGATCGGACGGCGTGCTGTGATCGGCCGGGGTGCTCACTGGACCTCCACGGAGACCGGGGTGACGAGCCACCCCTCGGGGTTGATGGCGGTGAACGCCCCGGTCACGGTGACGGTCTTGCCGCTCAGCTCGGCGGGGTCGATCGGGTCGAGGACCTGCTTCTTCATCTCCTCATTGAGGGCGGCGCCGGCGTCCTGGTACTCGATCTGGTTGGTGAACTGGCCGAAGTCGTAGTTGCCGGTCGCATCCCGCAGCTCGGTGCCGTTGATGGCGGGGCCGGTCTGGATGCGCACGGTGACGTTCTCGGGCATGCCGTCGATGGCCACGTCGTAGATGCCGCTCTGGCCCTCCCCGACGGTGCCCGTGAAGGTGGTGCTGTAGACGGTCTGACCAGCGGATTCGACGCCGTGCTCCTCAGCGGCGGCCTCCGGGTCCGCGGCGATGGCCTCGGCGAGCTCGGGGGCGGGGACGGCGCGGTCGGTGATCTCCTGCTGGACGGTCGGGAACTGCTCGGCGCCGAAGGTGGCCTTGTCGAAGGCCTGCGGGCCGGCGAGCTGCTCCTCCGCTCCTTCGGGCACCACCTTCGTGCCGAGGACGACCACGAGCAGGCCGATCACGGTCAGGGCGACTGCTGTCCAGCGGCCCAGGTGCTTCTTCGGCGCCCTCGCGCGCTGCGGGGTCTGCGGTGCCGCGGCCGTTGCGGTGCTCATGCTGAGCCTTTCCTGTCGGGTGCCCGGCGCATCCGCTCGAAGGCGTCGATGCCGGTCGGTGGTCGAGGACGGCGCCGTCGGCGCGACACAGGGTCGGGCGGGCGGACCGTCGACGAGGGATGGAGTCGTGTCCGCAGGACATCGGCGCCGATGTCGCGCTCCGGGCGGAGCGCTGCGGACGGGAAGGGGGCTGCGGTCGACCGCCCTCGTCGGCGGCCCGGGTGCAGCGGGGTGGGGCGCTCCGCGATGAGCGCCGGGGATGGTTGCGGTGAGTGGAGGGGGTGGGTGGAGGCGGTGACGGAGGGGGCGACGCCGCGGTCGGAACGTCTCGGGGACGGTCCGACCACGGCATCGGCCCGGACCCCGGTGCCGGGCGGCACCGGGGCGGGAGGCTCAGGTGCCGGGCAGGAGCGAGACCTTCACGGAGGCCCCGGCGGAGTCGGCGACCGTGTCGAGAGCCTTCTGAACGTCCTTCAGGCCGAACTGGTGGGTGCAGATCTCCTCGAGCGGCAGGACGCCGGACTCGATGATCTTGATGGCGGCCGGCCAGGTGTACGGGCCCAGGTGGGCACCGCGCACGTCGAGCTCCTTGTCGTCGGAGATGATCGACCAGTCGACCGACACGTTCTCCTTGAACACGGAGTACTCGACGTAGCGGCCGAGCTTGCGCAGCAGGTTCAGGCCCTGGCCGACGGCGCTGGGGTGACCCGTGCACTCGATGTACACGTCGGCCCCGTAGCCACCGGTAAGGCCTCGGATCTCCTCGTAGATGTCGACCTTGGAGGGATTCAGGGTGAGGTCCGCACCGCACTTCCTGGCGAGCTCGAGCTTGTGCTCGTCGAAATCGAGGGCGATGACCATGCGCGGGGTCTTGTGGGCCGCGCCGATGATCGCGCCGAGTCCGATCGGGCCCGCGCCGGCGATCACGACGACGTCCTCGAACTGGATGCCGGCGCGCTCCACGGCGTGCAGCGAGCACGACAGCGGCTCGGCGAACGCGGCGTGGTGCGGCGGGATCTCCGGGGAGATCTTGTGGGCGCGGGCGAGGGCGGGGACGATCATGTACTCGGCCATGCCGCCGTCGTAGTGCTTGAAGCCGAACATGTCGTGCGGGTCGCACATCCAGTACCAGCCGCGCCGGCAGTACATGCATTCCTCGCAGGGCACGATCTGCTCGACCACGATGCGGTCGCCCAGGGCGACCTCGTGGTGGGCGAGCGCCTCGGCCGTTCCGGAGACGATCTCGCCGGTGATCTCGTGGCCGGGGGTGATGCCGGGCTCGACCCAGCGCTCACGGTTCTCGTCGCCCCAGAACTTGGCGGCACCGGCGTAGGCCTTGAGGTCGCTCGCGCAGACGCCGACGGCCTCGACCTTGATCAGCAGCTCGTCAGGGGCCGGGGTGGGCACGTCCCTGTTCTCGAGCCGGTAGTCCTCCGGGGCATGCATGACCACGGCCTGCATGGTCGTCGGGGTCTCGCTCATCTCGACACATCTCCTTCGATACGTTCCGCGCGCTGTCCTGGCGGCGGCCGACCTCGGGCCCGCCGCATGCGGCGCGACCCGTTCGATCGTGAGCCTAGACACTCCGCGCACATTCGTCAAGCACAAATGTTCCGGACGGTGGTGCGCACCAGCTGCGCTCGTCAGCGGAGCGCACCAGCAGTGCGCTCAGGCCTCCTCGCCGGCCTGTGCGAGCACGGCTTCCGCGGTGGGCACGTCGGTGATCAGCGTGGTGAACAGGCCCGTCCGCGCCCCGGCCCGGATCGAGGGCGCCTTCTCGCTGCCCGCAGCCAGAGCGATCGAGCTCGGGATCGCGCGCAGCAGCTGGACCGAGGGACGCACCAGCCGATCCGAGCCCGGATAGAGCACCTCCTGGCCGTCGGCGTCGAAGAAGTGCAGGCAGAGGTCGCCCACCGCACCGCGCAGGCCGATGTCCTCACGCGGGACCACCGAGGTCAGCGAATCGCGGCGGGCGTAGGGGGAGCCGATCCCGGTGACCAGCACCCGCGCACGGGTCCACAGGTCCGTGATCTCGACGAAGCTCGGATCGGCCTGCAGGGAGCGCCACAGGCTGGGGCTCGGCAGGGCGGGCGCGAAGATGAAGCGGGGCTCCGCCCCGGTGCGGTTGGCGAGGTTCCGCACGGTCTCGTTGGTCTGGAAGGCGGGATCGGATTCCTGCTGGCCGCCGACGGTGGGGGCGATGACCACGCCGCGCAGCTCCGGCATGCCGGACATCCGGCTGACGGCATGGGTGGTCTTGCCCGAGGAGATCAGCAGCACGTCGCCCTGGGTCAGCTCCAGCCGGAACAGCACATCCCCCAGCAGGTCGCCGAGGCCGCGGTACTCCCGCTGGGTCTGGTCCCCGGGGGCGATGCGCACCTCCTCGATACCGAGCAGGCCGCGCAGGCGATCCTCGAGATCGCTCACGTCGGGCTCGCCGACGTCGAGCACCTCGAAGCGCACCATCCCGATGCGACGCGCCTCGGTGAGCAGCTTGCTGACCGTGGGCCGGGAGACGCCGAGCCGCTCGGCGACCTCCGCCTGACGCAGGTCGTCGAGGTAGTACGCACTGGCAGCGCGGTGCAGGAGCTGCGGGTCCATGTGGGACTCGAGCATCTCCGTCCCCTTTCGTCGTCGTCCCGTGGTCGGCCTCGATGTCGATGCACGGATGTGCCGAAAGGACGTGCCGCCCCCGACGCGACGATCCTATAGAGGCCGACGGTGGGTCGCGCAACCATCGCCGCCCCGCACAGGCAGCGCACTGCACGCCCGGAGGCGGGCGACGAACCGGTCCCGAGCCCCGTCCCTGACAGCTCCCGGGGCCGGTCGATGGCAGGATGTACAGGTCCTCCGGGCCCGTCCGGAACGGGCCGGGAGGACGAGGCACGAGGACGTGGACGAGGCGTCAGAAGAAGGCCCCGAGGACGAGGCGACGACGACGAGGAGAGGGCAGGTCGATGGCAGGCTCTGAGGACGCGGTGCTGGGCATCGACATCGGCACCTCGAGTGCGAAGGGCGTGCTGGTGGCGCTCGACGGGAGGATCCTGCGCACGGCGACCCGCGAGCACACGGTCTCCCGCCCCGCCCCCGGGCACGTCGAGATGGACGCTCACGTGTGGTGGGAGGAGTTCGTCGGCCTCGCCACGGAGCTCACCGCCGGCACCGAGGCGCGGGCCACCGGGATCGGCGTCTCCGGGATGGGCCCCTGCGTGCTGCTGGCCGATGAGGACGGCGAGCCGGTGCGGCCGGCGATCCTCTACGGAGTCGACTCCCGCGCCGAGGAGCAGATCGAGCACCTGACCGGGCACTTCGGCGAGGACGAGATCCTCGCGCGCTGCGGGAGCGTGCTCTCCTCCCAGGCGGCCGGCCCCAAGATCCGCTGGATCGCCGATCAGGAGCCCGAGGTGTTCGCCCGGGCGTCGCGGCTGTTCATGCCGTCCTCCTACCTCGCCTTCCGCCTCACCGGGCAGTACGTGCTCGACCACTCCAGCGCGTCCATGGTCACCCCGATCTACGACACCGCCGCCCTGGACTGGCACCGGCCCTGGACCCAGGAGGTCGCCCCCGGGCTCGAGCTGCCGCCGCTGCAGTGGTCCGGTGAGATCGCCGGGAGGGTGTCCACCGAGGCCGCGGCGCAGATCCCGGGCATCGAGCCGGGGGTGCCGGTGGTCGCGGGAGCCATCGATGCCTGGGCCGAGGCGATCAGCGTCGGCGCCACCGCGCCGGGCGACGTGATGCTCATGTACGGGACCACGACGTTCCTGGTCGCGATCACCGATCGGCCCGCCCCCAGCCGCAGCCTGTGGGTCACCTCCGGCACGACGCAGGGGACGTTCACCCTCTCGGGCGGGATGGCGAGCTCCGGGGCGATCACCGGCTGGCTGCGGGAGCTGACCGGCGACGCCGACTTCTCGACCCTGGTCAGCGAGGCCGAGACCAGCGGCGTGGGCGCGAACGGCCTGCTGATGCTGCCCTACTTCGCCGGTGAGCGCTCCCCCATGTCCGACCCCTCGGCCCGCGGCGTGATCGCCGGGCTCACCCTCTCCCACAGCCGCGGCGACCTCTACCGGGCCGCGCTCGAGGCGGCCGCCTACGGGGTGCGCCACCACGTGGAGGCGCTGCGCGAGGCCGGAGTGCGGATCGAGAGGATGGTGGCCGTCGGCGGCGGCACCCAGAACGAGCTGTGGCCGCAGATCGTCTCCGACGTCACCGGACTCGCCCAGGAGGTCCCGCGGCGCACCGTCGGCGCCTCCTACGGGACCTCGATGCTCGCCGCGCAGGCCGCCCACGGCACGGACACCAGCGCCTGGAACGACATCGATCACGTGTGCGTCCCCGATCCCGACGCCGCGGCGCGCTACGACGAGCTGTACCGGATGTACCGCGAGCTCTACCCCGCCACGAAGGACATCACCCACGCCCTCGCCGCGCTCCAGCGCGAGGGGTGAACGGCGGACGAAGCCCGTGCCTCACCCGCCGAGATAGGTGCGGATCACCTGCGAGTCATCGCGCCGCAGGAGATCCTGCTCGACTGCTGCCCGGAAG encodes the following:
- a CDS encoding FGGY-family carbohydrate kinase — protein: MAGSEDAVLGIDIGTSSAKGVLVALDGRILRTATREHTVSRPAPGHVEMDAHVWWEEFVGLATELTAGTEARATGIGVSGMGPCVLLADEDGEPVRPAILYGVDSRAEEQIEHLTGHFGEDEILARCGSVLSSQAAGPKIRWIADQEPEVFARASRLFMPSSYLAFRLTGQYVLDHSSASMVTPIYDTAALDWHRPWTQEVAPGLELPPLQWSGEIAGRVSTEAAAQIPGIEPGVPVVAGAIDAWAEAISVGATAPGDVMLMYGTTTFLVAITDRPAPSRSLWVTSGTTQGTFTLSGGMASSGAITGWLRELTGDADFSTLVSEAETSGVGANGLLMLPYFAGERSPMSDPSARGVIAGLTLSHSRGDLYRAALEAAAYGVRHHVEALREAGVRIERMVAVGGGTQNELWPQIVSDVTGLAQEVPRRTVGASYGTSMLAAQAAHGTDTSAWNDIDHVCVPDPDAAARYDELYRMYRELYPATKDITHALAALQREG